The segment ACGCGCAGGTGGTACGGGTGGGGCGCACCAGCATGACCATCCGCGTGGACGTGTACCGCGAGCACATGCCGACCGGGGATCAGGAACTCGCCACGACCGGCACCTTTGTGTTCGTCGCCCTGGACGAGCAGGGCAAGCCCCGGCCCGTGCCGCCCCTGCCGGACGGGCAGGACACCCGCAGCGCCGACCCGGATCCCGAGGCGCGCCCGTGAGCCTGCACCTGACCCTGGTGCGGCATGGAGCCACGGACTGGAACGGAGCGGGGCGCTGGCAGGGCTGGACGGATACGCCGCTGGGCGCGGTGGGCGAGGCACAGGCCCGGCGACTGGCGGCGCGGCTGGCGGGCCGAACCTACGACGCGGTGTACAGCAGCGATCTGGTGCGCGCCGCCCGGACGGCCGAGTTGGGCGTGCCGGGCGCGGCCATCCGCGTGGATGACCGCCTGCGGGAACTGCGCTTCGGCAAGTACGAGGGGGCCGGCACGGACGACGTCCTGCACGACCCGGACTACCACGACTGGCAGCGCGACCCCTGGAACCTCCCCGCGCCCGGCGGTGGCGAGAGTCTGGCTGGGGTCGCCGCCCGCCTGCACGCCTGGGCACAGGATCTGCCGGATGGCCGGGTGATCGCGTTCTCGCACGGGGCAGCCATCCGGGCGCTGCTGTGCGTGCTGTTCGACTGGCCAACCCTGCCGGTGCCCGGCTACGTGCTGCCGTTCCCGTACGTGCTGGCCCACACGGGCCTGACCCACCTGACCCGCACCGGGGGCCGCTGGACGCTCGTCACGTACAACGACCACGCCCACCTGGAGGAGTGACCGGGTACCGGACATACACCGTCAGATCCCGCGCACCGGACAGTCCTCGTCCGTGCGCGGGCTCCGGCCAGCCGGCTGGTCAGTCCTGACTGGTCACGTAGAGCAGGGCGCCGAACAGTGCGAGGTTCTTGAAGAACTGCACCTGCTGCTGCTGGCGCTCCTTGCCCTGCTTGTCCCAGAAGGGGTGGCCGATCACGGTCGTGGGGATCAGGCTGGTGGCCAGGGCCGTACCCATCACGCGCGGCAGGATGCCCACCGCCATCAGCGCGCCCGCCCCGAGCATCACGCCGGAATTGATCTTCACGGCCAGTTCCGGCTCCGGTACCTCGGCCCCACGCGCCGCCCGGACGATCGGTTCCGGTTCCTGTAGGTGCTCGATGCCCTGTTTGATGAACAAGCTCGACAGCAGTGCCCGCCCGATGAATCCCGTGATGCTCATGCCAGACCTCCTTGGAATGCCGTGAAGTGTAGCGCAGCGGCCCCACCCACTTGAACTGCTGGCCCGGAGCGGCCGTGGATCAGGAGATCCCCTGAATCACGGCCAGCTGCCGGGTCAGGTCGGCCATGATGTCCTGCACGGCCAGCGTGCCGGCCTCCAGCAGCCGCACATACTCGGCGTACGTGATCGGGCCGTCCTCCGCGCCCCCCTGCACCTCGATGATCAGGCCCGTGTCGGTGGCGACCACGTTCAGGTCGGCCCGCGCTACCTTGTCCTCGACGTAATCGAGATCCACGCGCAGCTCATCGCCGATCAAGCCGACGCTGATGGCGCCCACGTTGTGCACGATCGGCCAGTCGGTCAGTTTGCCCTGCTGCACCAGCCGGTCGCAGAAGTCGTGCAGCGCCGCATGCCCGGCCAGGATGCTCGCCACACGCGTGCCGCCGTCGGCGACCAGCACGTCGCAGTCGATGTAGATGGTCTGGTTGCGAAAGGGCCGCAGATCCATGCTCGACCGCAGTGCGCGGCCCAGCAGGCGCTGGATCTCATGGCGGCGGCCGTTCTGGAGGTTGCGCTCCCTGGCCTGCCGGTCCTCGGTGGCGCGGGGCAGCATGGCGTACTCGGCGGTCAGCCAGCCCTCCTTGCGGCCGCGCATGTGCGGCGCGGGCTTGTCCTCCAGGGTCACGGTCGCGAGGATCTCGGTGCGGCCCATGCACAGGTGTGCGCTGCCGGGCGCGTGCGGATTCACGCCGCGCTTGACGCTCATGGGGCGGGGCGTGAGGGAGTCCCGGCCCTCGCGGACGGGGTTCTTGCTGTTCGGTGTGGTCATGTGTGGATGGACTCGATTCTCAGCGGCTCCGGGGCCGCTGCGGTGAAGTGCTCCCCACTATGCCCGGTTTCGGCCGTCAGGGTGGTGATGACCGGCCGGACGGCCCCCACGTCCCCCGTCACGAGGTACGTGACCTGGCCCGGCGTCTGCCCGGCGCGCAGCAGGCCGCCCTGTTCCAGCACGTGGCGGGTGTGCCGCGCGACGCCCTCGCCGCTGTCCACCAGCGTGAAGGTGTCCCCGAACTCCGCGCGGATGGCGGGGGCCAGGAAGGGGTAGTGCGTGCAGCCCAGCACGAGCTGATCCACACCCGCGTCCTTCAGGGGCGTCAGCGTGGTCCGCAGTTCACGGCGTGTTTCCTCGCTGCCCGCCTGCCCGGCCTCGACCAGCGGCACGAGCCGGAGGTTCACCACGCCCTCCACGCTCACGCCCAGCGGCGCCGCATGGTCGCGGATCACGTCCCGCATCAGCTGGCCCTTCAGGGTCACGGGGGTCGCCAGCACCGCGATCTTCCCGCTGCGGGTGGCGAGCGCGGCGGGCTTCACGGCGGGCACCAGTCCGATCACCGGAAAGGGAAAGCGGGAGCGCACCCGCGACAGACTGAACGCCGCCGCCGTGTTGCACGCCACCACGACCGCCTTCACGCCGCGTGCCTGCAGGGCGGCCACGGCGCGTTCGGTCAGGTCGATCACGTCGTCCTCGCTGCGCTCGCCGTAGGGCACGTGCGCGGTGTCGCCCAGGTACAGGACATCCTCGAAGGGCAGCACCCGGCGCAGCTCGGCCAGGATGCTCAGGCCGCCCACGCCACTGTCGAACACACCCACCGGAGCCGAGGAAGACATCACGCGGATGATAGGCCCAGAACGAGAGGCCCAATGCCGCGCTACGGTGAACCCCACATGCCCGACACCGGTTTTCTCGGCCTCGATCCCTGGCGCTGGCTGCTGGCCGGACTGGCCGCCCTCCTGATCGGGTTCTCGAAGACCGGTCTGCCCGGCGCGGGCATCCTGGCCGTGCCCGTGATGGCCTGGGTGTTCGGCGCGCGCCTCTCGGTGGGCGCGACCCTGCCGCTGCTGCTGGTGGGCGACGTGTTCGCGGTGCTCGCCTACCGCGCCTACGCGGACTGGCCGCAGTTGCGCCGCCTGCTGCCCTGGGTGGGTCTGGGGCTGCTGGCCGGCACGCTGCTCCTGTGGGTGCTGGGCCGCGTGAACCTGAAGGCCGACCCGCTGGGGCCGGTGATCGGCGGGATCATCCTGGCGCTGCTGGGGCTGACCCTGCTGCAACGCACGGGCCGCCTGCGCTGGCAGCCGGGTTCCAGCCTGGGCACCGGGCTCATCGGCGTGCTGGGGGGATTGACCACCATGATCAGCAACGCGGCGGGGCCGGTCATGGGCATCTTCATGACCTCACTGGGCTACAGCAAGCAGCAGCTGATGGGCACGAACGCGTGGACGTTCTTCCTGTTCAACCTGAGCAAGATTCCGCTGCTGGCACTGCTCACCTGGGACAACGCCGCGCACCCGCTGGTGACGGCGGGCAGCCTGGAAGTGAACGTCCTGCTGGCCCCGTTGGTCGTGCTGGGCGCGTGGCTGGGCCGCGCGTTCCTGCCCCGCGTGCCCGAGGGAGCCTTCACCACGCTGCTGCTCGTGCTGGCGGGCGTGGCGGCCGTGAAACTGCTGCTCCCGACCTGAGCCTGCATAGGCCGGGCGTTAGCGTCCCGAGCCGCGCACCACCAGCTTGCCCCGGACATGCCCCGCCTCGCTCATGGCCTGCGCGTCCGGGAGCTGATCGAACGCGAAGGTGTGGTCAATGTGCGTGGTCAGTTTGCCCTGGGCGGCCAGATCGATGACCCGCTGCAGGGTATCGGCCTTCAGGCCACCGGGATCACCGCCGGACACCGGAATCCCCAGCGCGGGGGCGTCAAAGTCCGCGATGGTGATGATGCGGTCCGGGCCGCCCCGCAGCGCGATGGCGTCGTTCAGGAAGCCGTGCCCGGCGACATCGAACACCGCGTCCACGCCCTGTGGGGCCAGTGCCCGGATGCGGTCGAGGGCCCCCTCGCCGTAGGTCACGGGCTCGGCGCCCAGACTGCGGACATACTCCGCGTTCGCGGCGCTGGCGGTGCCGATGACCCTCGCTCCGTCCTGCACCAGCAGCTGCACCGCGATGGTGCCCACGCCACCGGCGGCGCCGTTCACCACGACCGTCTCACCGGACTGGATCTTCAGCGGGGCCAGGGCGCGCTGCGCGGTTTCGGCAGCGAGCGGCAGGGTAACCGCCTGCTCGAAGGTCAGCTGTGGCGGGATCCGGATCAGGGCGGCGGGCCGGGCCAGGGCAGCCTCGGCGTAGGCGCCGCTGTCGACGAAGCCGGCCACACGATCCCCCAACGCGAAGTCCGTGACCCCCTCGCCGACCTGATCGACGGTGCCCGCGACCTCACTGCCCAGGATCGCCGGGAAGGTGATGGGCATGAACTGTTGCATCCAGCCCAGGCGGATCTTGAATTCCAGCGGGTTGATCCCGATGGCCTCGATCCGGACGCGCACCTGACCGGGGCCGGCCTGTGGATTGGGGACATCCTGCACCGAGAAGTTCTCTGTGCCGCCGAAGCCGGTCAGAACCGTCGCTTTCATGGGGTCTCCTGCACTGCCGTGGGGAAGGCGGATGCTCAGGTCGAGTCGGCCTGCGCTGCCCGCAGTATGGGCCGGATGCCGGCCGAGGTGCCGGCGAGCGAAGGCTTGTTCCTCGAATCATATTCGTGTTAGAACAGAATCACGCCAAGCGATATCGCCAGATGACGAATGGAGGGCCATGATCGACGAGCTGAACCTGACGCTGCCAGACGGCCGCACCCTGCACGTGTACGACACCGGCCCCCGGGCCGCCTTCCCCGTGATCTGGCACCACGGCACCCCGAACATCGGCTCGCCGCCCGAACCCCTGTTCACCGCCGCCGCGCGGCTGGGCCTGCGCCTGATCGGCTACGACCGGCCTGGCTACGGCGGCAGTTCCCCTCGCAGGAACCGTTCCGTCGCCTCGGCCGCCGCCGATGTGGCCGCCCTGGCCGACACGCTGGAGCTGCACCACATTGCCGTGCTGGGCCACTCCGGCGGCGGCCCGCACGCCCTCTCCTGCGCCGCCCTGCTGCCAGAGCGGGTGGTCGCCGCCATCAGCGTGGCCGGGCTGGCGCCGTACGGCGCGGCCGACCTCGACTGGTACGCGGGCATGCACTCGCCCGCCGCCCTGGAAGCGGCCGCCGCCAGACGCGCCACCAAGGAGGCGTTCGAGGCGACGGAGCCGCCCTTCGACCCCGAGGTGTTCACCCCTGCCGACCACGCCGCCCTGAACGGTCCGTGGAGCTGGCTGAACAGCGTCGTCGGCCCCGCCCTGCAGGCTGGCCCCGCCCCGCTGATCGACGACGACCTCGCCTATGTCTGTCCATGGGGCTTCGACCCCCATGGCATCCGCGTGCCCACGCTGCTGCTCCACGGCCAGCTCGACCGCATGGTGCCCGCCACCCACAGCGAATGGCTCGCCCATGTCATCCCGAATTCCGACCTTCGACTCATGCCCGGCGACGGGCACATCTCCGTCCTGAATCACGCCGAAGCTGCGCTGGAGTGGCTGCGGAGTCAGCTCAACCACCCCACAGGAGACCGACCATGAGTGACATCCCGACCGCGTGGCCGCGTGGCCTCACCGCCATCACCCTGTTCACCGAGGATCTGCCCGCCACGAAAGCGTTCTACCAGGAGGTCTTCGGCCTGCCCGTGGTGCACGAGAACGCGGACTCGGCCGTGTTCCTGTTCGGGAACACCATGCTGAACCTCCTGACCATCGCCAACGCGCCGGAACTGGTCGAGCCGGCGGCCGTCGCCCCCCAGGATGCCGGAGCCCGCGCGGTCTTCACCCTGACCGTGGACGACGTCGACGCGATGTGCGCCGAACTCGCGGCGCGCGGCGTCACCTTCATCAACGGCCCGATGGATCGCCCCTGGGGCATCCGCACCGCCAGCTTCCGCGACCCGAGCGGCCAGATCTGGGAGATCGCCAAGTAGAGCGGTAAGACCGGAAGACACAGAGTTCACGCCTGTCGGCTGGTTTGCCGACAGGGCGCTGCTTTGCCATCTCTCCAGTTTCGCTGCCACTCGGCTGGCTGACCGTCAAGGGTTTGCCGGAACTTGGGGTCAGGTGTTCACGACCCCCACGCCCGAAACCGCAATGTCCCTGGGGACAACTCTCAGTGACCGCACATGCCTGCTCCTTAGCCTCGGTCAGAACGACATCGAACGAAAACACTCACCTGGAGGCAGGAATGACCATCAGCAGATGGATGTTGAGCAGTGCGATCGTCAGTCTGACGGGAGTGGCCGGAGCGCAGGCAGCGTGTGTCAAAGCGCCGACCTACGCTTACAACGGCCTGGTGAAGATTGAGTACCCGAGCAGCAACGGAGGCGCTCAGGTGCAGCGGGCCTGTGACGTGGGCGCGCAGCAGCTGGCGGCGGACGTGATGGCGACGGGCAAGGCCAACGGCGTTCCCGTACGCTGGGTCGAGGTGTACGGCGTGCGCCGCTGGGGCTCGGTGTTCCACGATCTGATCTACAAGACGCGCGCCCAGGGCTACCAGCAGGTGGCGTTCAGCAAGTACAACGCCCTGCCCCGCACCCGCATGAGCAACAAGGAAGAACTCGTGTACGCGAACGGATCGGGCAAGTATGTCGCCATGTTCTCGTACACCGAGGGCACCAGCACCGCCAACACCGCCGACGTGTTCGTGCTGTACGGCAACTGAACAACGGCCACTCTGCGTGTGATGTTCCAGCGAGCTTCGACGCTGAGCACCGACTTCGACCCACCGACAGTACTACCGGGCAGGGAATGTCACCCATCGCCCCCGCTGGCCGTTACCGGCGCTTCAGTAGGATTCATGTGGAGAATCGAGCGCGGCCCTCAACTGAGGGCCGCGCTCAATGCTTCCTTAGGAATGTCCGCCTGTGTTTACGGCTCACACGGGTAACCGACGGTCTTCAGTTCAGCGCTTCCCGAATAGTGTCTCCCAGGGCCTTGATCCCCTTTTCAATCTGATCGGGCGTGGCGGTGCAGTAGCTCAGGCGCATGGTGTTCTCGCCGCCGCCCAGGGCGTAGAAGGGACTGCCGGGCACGTACGCGACCTTGCGTTCGACCGCACGCGGCAGCATGGCCTGGGTGTCGATCCCCTCCGGCAGCGTGACCCACAGGAACATGCCGCCCTCCGGCACCGTGTGCTGGGTATCGCCGGGGAAATCGGTGGCGATGCGGGCCATCATGTGCTGGGCGCGCTCGCCGTAGGCCTTCTTCACGGTCTCGATCTGAGCGGGCAGGATGGGCAGCAGTTCGGTCACGATCATCTGGTTCAGCGTGGGCGTGTGCAGATCCGCGCCCTGCTTGGCCATGATCAGCTTCTGGATGATCGGGCGGGCCGCCTGCACCCACGCGTCGCGCAGGCCGGGCACCAGGGTCTTGGAGAAGGAACTGCTGTAGATGATGTGGTTCTGGTCGACGCTTCCCGCAAGTTCCAGGCCCAGCGAGTACAGGCTGGGCAGCGCCTCGCCGGTGAAGCGCAGCGCGCCGTAGGGATCGTCCTCAATGACCAGGACGCCGTGCTGCGCGGTGAGTTCCACGAGTCGCTTGCGGCGTTCCAGATTCAGGGTGCGGCCGGTCGGGTTCTGGAAGTTCGGCACGGCGTACAGGAGCTTGGCCCGCGTGGTCTTCAGAATGTCTTCCAGGGCGTCCACGTCGATGCCGCCCTCGTCGGTGGGCAGCTGCACGTAGTTCGGCAGGTACGGCTGGAAGGACTGGAGCGCGCCCAGGTACGTGGGGGCTTCCACCAGCACCGTGTCGCCCTCGGAGATCAGGATCTTGCCGAGCAGGTCCAGGCCCTGCTGGCTGCCGGTCAGGATCTGCACGTTCTGCGCGGGAATACCGGCCTGCTGCCCGATCCACTCGCGCAGCGGCGGGTGGCCCTCGGTCGTGGAGTACTGCAGTGCGGCCGGACCGTACCTGTCCAGCGCGGCGGTCGTGGCGGCGCGCACGGCATCCAGCGGGAACAGTTCCGGGGCGGGCAGGCCCCCGGCGAAGCTGATCACGTCCGGCTGCTGGGTGACCTTCAGGATCTCGCGAATGGCGCTGGCCGTCATGCCGCGCACGCGCGTGGCGAAGGCCGCCTGGAAGTTGAAGGAGGTCGCGTTGGTCATGCCCGCCATGCTACGCCGCGTGCCCGGCTGGCATCAGACTGGACGTGCCTTGTTGGCCGGTTCGGGTGGACGCG is part of the Deinococcus sp. KSM4-11 genome and harbors:
- a CDS encoding DoxX family protein; amino-acid sequence: MSITGFIGRALLSSLFIKQGIEHLQEPEPIVRAARGAEVPEPELAVKINSGVMLGAGALMAVGILPRVMGTALATSLIPTTVIGHPFWDKQGKERQQQQVQFFKNLALFGALLYVTSQD
- a CDS encoding alpha/beta fold hydrolase → MIDELNLTLPDGRTLHVYDTGPRAAFPVIWHHGTPNIGSPPEPLFTAAARLGLRLIGYDRPGYGGSSPRRNRSVASAAADVAALADTLELHHIAVLGHSGGGPHALSCAALLPERVVAAISVAGLAPYGAADLDWYAGMHSPAALEAAAARRATKEAFEATEPPFDPEVFTPADHAALNGPWSWLNSVVGPALQAGPAPLIDDDLAYVCPWGFDPHGIRVPTLLLHGQLDRMVPATHSEWLAHVIPNSDLRLMPGDGHISVLNHAEAALEWLRSQLNHPTGDRP
- the rph gene encoding ribonuclease PH, with amino-acid sequence MTTPNSKNPVREGRDSLTPRPMSVKRGVNPHAPGSAHLCMGRTEILATVTLEDKPAPHMRGRKEGWLTAEYAMLPRATEDRQARERNLQNGRRHEIQRLLGRALRSSMDLRPFRNQTIYIDCDVLVADGGTRVASILAGHAALHDFCDRLVQQGKLTDWPIVHNVGAISVGLIGDELRVDLDYVEDKVARADLNVVATDTGLIIEVQGGAEDGPITYAEYVRLLEAGTLAVQDIMADLTRQLAVIQGIS
- a CDS encoding sulfite exporter TauE/SafE family protein, whose amino-acid sequence is MPDTGFLGLDPWRWLLAGLAALLIGFSKTGLPGAGILAVPVMAWVFGARLSVGATLPLLLVGDVFAVLAYRAYADWPQLRRLLPWVGLGLLAGTLLLWVLGRVNLKADPLGPVIGGIILALLGLTLLQRTGRLRWQPGSSLGTGLIGVLGGLTTMISNAAGPVMGIFMTSLGYSKQQLMGTNAWTFFLFNLSKIPLLALLTWDNAAHPLVTAGSLEVNVLLAPLVVLGAWLGRAFLPRVPEGAFTTLLLVLAGVAAVKLLLPT
- a CDS encoding PLP-dependent aminotransferase family protein; the encoded protein is MTNATSFNFQAAFATRVRGMTASAIREILKVTQQPDVISFAGGLPAPELFPLDAVRAATTAALDRYGPAALQYSTTEGHPPLREWIGQQAGIPAQNVQILTGSQQGLDLLGKILISEGDTVLVEAPTYLGALQSFQPYLPNYVQLPTDEGGIDVDALEDILKTTRAKLLYAVPNFQNPTGRTLNLERRKRLVELTAQHGVLVIEDDPYGALRFTGEALPSLYSLGLELAGSVDQNHIIYSSSFSKTLVPGLRDAWVQAARPIIQKLIMAKQGADLHTPTLNQMIVTELLPILPAQIETVKKAYGERAQHMMARIATDFPGDTQHTVPEGGMFLWVTLPEGIDTQAMLPRAVERKVAYVPGSPFYALGGGENTMRLSYCTATPDQIEKGIKALGDTIREALN
- the murI gene encoding glutamate racemase, whose product is MSSSAPVGVFDSGVGGLSILAELRRVLPFEDVLYLGDTAHVPYGERSEDDVIDLTERAVAALQARGVKAVVVACNTAAAFSLSRVRSRFPFPVIGLVPAVKPAALATRSGKIAVLATPVTLKGQLMRDVIRDHAAPLGVSVEGVVNLRLVPLVEAGQAGSEETRRELRTTLTPLKDAGVDQLVLGCTHYPFLAPAIRAEFGDTFTLVDSGEGVARHTRHVLEQGGLLRAGQTPGQVTYLVTGDVGAVRPVITTLTAETGHSGEHFTAAAPEPLRIESIHT
- a CDS encoding histidine phosphatase family protein — protein: MSLHLTLVRHGATDWNGAGRWQGWTDTPLGAVGEAQARRLAARLAGRTYDAVYSSDLVRAARTAELGVPGAAIRVDDRLRELRFGKYEGAGTDDVLHDPDYHDWQRDPWNLPAPGGGESLAGVAARLHAWAQDLPDGRVIAFSHGAAIRALLCVLFDWPTLPVPGYVLPFPYVLAHTGLTHLTRTGGRWTLVTYNDHAHLEE
- a CDS encoding NADP-dependent oxidoreductase, whose product is MKATVLTGFGGTENFSVQDVPNPQAGPGQVRVRIEAIGINPLEFKIRLGWMQQFMPITFPAILGSEVAGTVDQVGEGVTDFALGDRVAGFVDSGAYAEAALARPAALIRIPPQLTFEQAVTLPLAAETAQRALAPLKIQSGETVVVNGAAGGVGTIAVQLLVQDGARVIGTASAANAEYVRSLGAEPVTYGEGALDRIRALAPQGVDAVFDVAGHGFLNDAIALRGGPDRIITIADFDAPALGIPVSGGDPGGLKADTLQRVIDLAAQGKLTTHIDHTFAFDQLPDAQAMSEAGHVRGKLVVRGSGR
- a CDS encoding VOC family protein; its protein translation is MSDIPTAWPRGLTAITLFTEDLPATKAFYQEVFGLPVVHENADSAVFLFGNTMLNLLTIANAPELVEPAAVAPQDAGARAVFTLTVDDVDAMCAELAARGVTFINGPMDRPWGIRTASFRDPSGQIWEIAK